From Oreochromis aureus strain Israel breed Guangdong linkage group 4, ZZ_aureus, whole genome shotgun sequence, a single genomic window includes:
- the LOC116336336 gene encoding immunoglobulin lambda-1 light chain-like isoform X3, with amino-acid sequence MLVTLCALITALTCVSGVTVLTQKPPGLSVRKGETATMDCNLGTVTGSHCRWYKQIPGGVPQFVLYFYHGWSSPSYGSGFSSPKFTSTHQSTSDYRLIINNVEEGDSAVYYCQTWDGSVDEFVFGQGTKLIVTGSSLPPPVLTVFPPSSAELQANTASLVCLSSQSVPFADVSWLAGGSPVSSEISTSTAVQRPDQTYQISSSLTIQTSDWNMDKVYTCKVSLGSQTSEKTIKKSECSTE; translated from the exons ATGCTGGTGACTCTCTGTGCTCTCATCACTGCTCTAACAT GTGTGAGTGGTGTGACGGTGCTGACACAGAAACCTCCTGGTTTATCAGTGAGGAAAGGAGAGACAGCCACCATGGACTGTAACCTGGGGACTGTTACTGGCAGCCATTGTCGCTGGTATAAACAGATCCCAGGAGGAGTTCCTCAGTTTGTGCTGTACTTTTATCATGGCTGGAGTTCTCCAAGCTATGGCTCTGGGTTCTCCTCTCCAAAATTCACATCCACTCATCAGTCAACATCAGATTATCGTTTGATCATCAACAATGTGGAGGAGggagactctgcagtctattactGTCAGACATGGGATGGCTCTGTTGATGAGTTC GTATTCGGACAAGGCACCAAGCTGATTGTGACAG GCTCCAGCCTCCCTCCTCCTGTCCTGACAGTCTTCCCTCCGTCCAGTGCTGAGCTCCAGGCCAACACAGCTTCTCTGGTCTGtctgtccagtcagtctgtgcCTTTTGCAGATGTGAGCTGGTTGGCTGGTGGGAGTCCAGTCAGCAGTGAGATCTCTACCAGCACTGCTGTTCAGAGACCAGACCAGACTTACCAAATCAGCAGCTCTCTGACCATCCAGACATCAGACTGGAACATGGATAAGGTTTATACATGTAAAGTGTCTTTGGGCTCACAGACTTCAGAGAAAACCATCAAGAAGTCAGAATGTTCCACTGAGTAG